A portion of the Pseudopipra pipra isolate bDixPip1 chromosome 1, bDixPip1.hap1, whole genome shotgun sequence genome contains these proteins:
- the MYLIP gene encoding E3 ubiquitin-protein ligase MYLIP isoform X2 has product MDGLAPYRLKLRVKFFVEPHLILQEQTRHMFFLHIKEDLLSGNLQCSSEHAIELSALLAQMKFGDYNQNTAKYNYEELCAKELTTTILESIIAKHKELEGLSQASAEYQILQIVTTLENYGVEWHSVRDSEGQKLLIGVGPEGISICKDDLSPINRIAYPVVQMATQSGKNVYLTVTKESGNSVVLLFKMISTRAASGLYRAITETHAFYRCDTVTSAVMMQYSRDLKGHLASLFLNENINLGKKYVFDIKRTSKEVYDHARRALYNAGIVDLVSRSDQTPPSSPLKSSESSMNCDNCEGLSCQQTKALQEKLRKLKESMLCMVCCEEEINSTFCPCGHTVCCKSCASQLQSCPVCRSHVEHVQHVYLPTHTSLLNLTVI; this is encoded by the exons GCATATGTTTTTCTTGCATATAAAAGAAGATCTTCTCTCTGGTAATCTTCAGTGTTCTTCAGAGCATGCAATTGAACTTAGTGCTTTGTTGGCACAGATGAAGTTTGGAGATTATAACCAGAACACTGCCAAGTACAATTATGAAGAGTTGTGTGCAAAAGAGCTCACCACTACCATTTTGGAGAG CATTATTGCAAAGCACAAAGAGCTAGAAGGTCTAAGTCAAGCATCTGCTGAATACCAGATTCTACAGATTGTTACAACACTGGAGAACTATGGGGTAGAATGGCACTCAGTGAGAGATAGTGAAGGGCAAAAACTGCTTATTGGTGTTGGACCTGAAGGCATATCCATCTGTAAAGATGACTTAAGTCCAATCAACAG GATTGCTTATCCTGTTGTTCAAATGGCAACTCAGTCTGGGAAGAATGTATATCTGACTGTTACCAAGGAGTCTGGTAATAGTGTAGTTCTCTTGTTTAAGATGATCAGTACAAGAGCAGCAAGTGGGCTCTACAGAGCAATTACAGAGACACATGCATTTTACAG GTGTGACACTGTCACCAGTGCTGTCATGATGCAGTATAGTCGAGACTTAAAGGGTCACCTAGCATCTCTGTTTCTGAATGAAAACATTAATCTTGGTAAAAAGTACGTCTTTGACATTAAAAGAACATCAAAAGAAGTTTATGATCATGCAAGGCGAGCTCTTTATAATGCTGGCATTGTGGATCTTGTTTCAAGAAGTGACCAAACCCCACCAAGTTCCCCCCTTAAGTCTTCAGAAAGCAGCATGAACTGTGACAACTGTGAGGGTCTCAGCTGCCAACAAACAAAAGCCCTGCAAGAGAAGCTGCGGAAGCTGAAGGAGTCCATGCTTTGTATGGTATGTTGTGAAGAGGAGATCAATTCAACCTTTTGTCCCTGTGGCCACACAGTTTGCTGCAAGTCCTGTGCTTCCCAGTTACAG TCATGTCCTGTTTGCAGATCCCATGTAGAGCATGTCCAGCATGTGTACTTGCCAACCCACACCAGTCTTCTCAATCTGACTGTGATATGA